The window CGAGGGGCTCCTTGGGTACTGCTCTCAGACGTCTTCAGAGGGGCATCCCTCGGATCAGACGGGGGTGACGTTCTCCGCCTGCGGACCCTTCGGGCCCTGCGTCACGTCGAAGGAGACCTGCTGGTTCTCCTCCAGCGAACGGAAGCCGCTCGCGTTGATGGCGGAGTAGTGAACGAAGACGTCGGGGCCGCCGCCTTCCTGGGCGATGAAGCCAAAGCCCTTTTCGGCGTTGAACCACTTCACGGTTCCGGTAGCCATAAGCCCTCCTTGGGCCCAAAGGGTTGCCCTGCTCCAGAACCCTGCAAGTGTGAAAACAAGATGCCGCACAACTGCATACGTCTGAAAACGACGAGAGCCCGCGGTCACATGCTCCGCAGGCTCTGTACTGCAAGGGAAACCAAACTGCAACTTGCGGCGAGCCTAGCACGCGGGCAGCCGAAAGCAATAGAGGTCAAGATCACGTCACTCGGACGTTTGAGGGGCGCGTGTCGAGGTTGACGGAGGGGTGAGTCACCTGGGCGCGACCCTGAAGCCTGCACGGTACCTCATAGGGTCTAGCCTCGCGATGTGGACAATTCTCGCACCCGGCCACGCGTAGGCCACATCCAGTTCCTCAACTGCCTGCCCCTGTACTGGGGGCTCGCGAGAACAGGCACGCTCCTCGACTTCGAGCTGACCAAGGACACCCCGGAGAAGCTCAGCGAGCAGCTGGTGCGGGGGGACCTCGACATCGGGCCGATCACCCTCGTCGAGTTCCTGCGTAACGCCGACGACCTGGTCGCCTTCCCCGACATCGCGGTCGGCTGCGACGGGCCGGTGATGTCCTGCGTGATCGTCTCCCAGGTCCCGCTGGACGAGCTGGACGGCGCCCGCGTCGCCCTCGGCTCCACCTCGCGCACCTCGGTCCGCCTGGCCCAGCTGCTGCTCGCCGAGCGCTACGGCGTACGGCCCGACTACTACACGTGCCCGCCCGACCTCAGCCTGATGATGCAGGAGGCGGAGGCGGCCGTGCTCATCGGAGACGCGGCGCTGCGGGCCAACCTCCTCGACGGCCCGCGCTACGGCCTGGAGGTGCACGACCTCGGCGCGCTCTGGAAGGAGTGGACCGGCCTGCCCTTCGTCTTCGCGGTCTGGGCGGCTCGCCGGGACTACCTGGAGCGCGAGCCGGTCATCACCCGCAAGGTCCACGAGGCCTTCCTGGCCTCCCGCAACCTCTCCCTGGAGGAGGTCGGCAAGGTCGCCGAGCAGGCGGCCCGCTGGGAGGCCTTCGACGAGCGGATCCTGGAGCGGTACTTCACGACCCTCGACTTCCGTTTCGGCGGCCCGCAGTTGGCGGCGGTCGCGGAGTTCGCGCGGCGGGTGGGGCCGACGACGGGATTTCCGGCGGATGTGAAGGTGGATCTGCTGCAGCCGTAAAGGGCGGGGCCCGCCGGTTCCGCACTAACCTGCTGGTGAGTTCTACGGGGGAGGGGTGGACGCCATGCAGCCGCTCGGAGTCGACGAGCCGACCGTCGTCGGGCCGTACCGGCTGCTCGGCCGGCTCGGCTCCGGCGGGATGGGGCGGGTGTATCTGGGCCGCAGCCCCGGTGGTCGTACGGTCGCCGTGAAGATCGTGCATCCGCACTTCGCCCTCGACGAGGAGTTCCGGGCGCGCTTCCGCCGGGAGGTGGAGTCGGCGCGCCGGGTGGGCGGTGCCTGGACGGCGCCCGTGCTGGACGCGGATCCCGAGGCCGCGGTGCCGTGGGTGGCCACGGCGTACGCGGCGGGCCCGTCGCTGGCGGCGGCGGTGACGGACTCGGGTGGTCCGATGCCGGCGCACACCGTACGCGCGCTGGGGGCCGGGCTGGCCGAGGCGCTGGCGGCGGTGCACGAGCTGGGGCTGGTGCACCGGGACGTGAAGCCGTCGAACGTGCTGCTGACGCTGGACGGCCCCCTGCTGATCGACTTCGGCATCGCGCGGGCCACGGACGGCACGGCGTCCCTGACCTCGACCGGCGTCTCCGTCGGCTCGCCCGGCTACATGTCGCCCGAGCAGATTCTGGGCCATGGGGTCACGGGGGCGGCGGACGTCTTCTCGCTGGGCGCGGTGCTGGCGTACGCGGCGGCCGGGGAGCCGCCGTTTCGCGGGGACTCCTCGGCGGCGCTGCTGTACAAGGTCGTGCACGAGGAGCCCGAACTCGACTCGCTGGCCGGTGAGTTGCGGGACCTGGTGGAGGCCTGTCTGGCCAAGGAGCCGGGTGCGCGGCCCACGCCGGGTGAGGTGGCGCGGCGACTGGCTCCGGACGGGGCGGCCCGGCTGGTGTCGGGCGGGTGGCTGCCGGGGGCGCTGGTCGAGCAGGTCAGTCGTAGTGCCGTGCGGCTGCTGAATCTGGAGACGGGAGGCGACGTCCTGTCGGGGCCGGTCGGATTCGGCCGACAGGCGACAGGCGGGGAGTTCGGGCCGCCGCCGGTGATGCCGGGGGCCGTGCCGGGGGCGGCTTCGGCGCCGGCTTCGGCTGACGCGCCCGTCATGGTCCCCGAGCCGCGTGACGCCCGGCCTCCCCACGACACCGGCCCGGCATCCGAGCACCGTCCCGGCAAGCTCTCCCTCTCCGTCGCGGCGGCCTCGACGCCGGAGGAGGGAGGGCGCGGGCGGAGGCTGAGCTGCACCGTGGCGCTCGCGGTGGCGGGGGCGTTGGCCGCGGTGACCGTGGGGTCGGTGTTCGTGTTCGAGCTGTTGCCGGGCGGGGACCAGGACACCAACGCGGGTTCCGATGCCGTCTCGTCCCACTCGCCGGGCGAGGACTTCGACGGCCCGGTCGAGGGTTCCGTCCCCGCCCGTTACCTCGGCACGTGGGAGGGCCGGGCCGCCGCGCTGGGCGGCGCGGTGCCGGCGGGCACCTACCGGCTCACCGTGCACAAGGCCGGCGTGGGCGAGGAGTTGGGCACACTCCGGCAGACGGACGTGCTCGGCCTCGTCTGCGACGACGTACTGACCCTGAAGAAGGTGACGGCGAAAGAGCTCGTCGTGACGTCCGTGGGCAGGAAGACCAACCACGGCGGCTGCGTCCCGACACCGCACACCGTCCGGATCACGCCGACCGGCGACGACCTGGTGTACCGCTCGGAGAGCGACGCCGAGGGGAAGCCCGAGGCGCGGTTGTCGAAGGTCAAGTAGCGGCGGGGGACCCTCTACTGTGGCTGCTCACGCGAGTATGACGACGGGGAAGGCCCACCATGGAGACACTGCAGCCCGACGATCCGCGGGAGTTGGGCAGTTACCGGCTGCTGCGACGACTCGGTGCCGGCGGCATGGGGCGTGTGTACCTGGCCCGTTCTCCCGGTGGCCGTACCGTCGCCGTGAAGGTGATCCGCCCGGATCTGGCGGCGGACGCCGACTTCCGGGGCCGGTTCCGGCATGAGGTCGACATAGCCAAGGCGGTCTCCGGCCGCTACACGGCCCCCGTCGTGGACGCCGACCCGGACGCCTCGCTGCCGTGGCTGGCGACGTCGTACGTCCTCGGCCCCGACCTCACCGATGTGGTCGCCGCGCACGGGGCGCTGCCGGAGCGCACGGTTCGCGCGCTGGCCGCGGGGCTCGCGGCCGCCCTCCAGGAGGTGCACGCCGCGGGCCTGATCCACCGTGACCTCAAGCCCTCGAACGTCCTGCTGGCCGCCGACGGTCCGCGTGTCATCGACTTCGGCATCGCGCGTGCGGTGGACGGAAGTCGTATGACACAGACGGGAGTTGTGGTCGGTTCGCCCGGTTACATGCCGCCGGAGCAGGCGCTGGGGCAGGACGTGGGGCCGGCCGGTGACGTGTTCTCGCTGGGCGCGGTGCTGGCCTTCGCCGCGACCGGGCGCAGCGCCTTCGGTGACGGTGCCGCCTCGCACGCGGCGCTGCTGTACCAGGTCGTGCACGGGGAACCGGACCTGACGGACGTACCGCCGTCCCTGCTCGGGCTCGTCCGTGCCTGCCTGATGAAGGACCCGGCGCAGCGGCCGGCTCCGGCCGAGATCGTCGCGGCACTGGCGCCGGAGGGCGTCGAAGGGGTGCTGAGCGACTGGCTGCCGTCGGCGGTGGCGTCGACCATCGCCACGCACGCGGCGGGGATCCTGGATCTGGAGGCGCCCGAGCGGCCGGAGCAGCCGCAACCGCCGCAGCCGGCGGTGTCCTTCGGGCCGCCGCCGACGGTGGGGGATGTGTCGGCGGGCGCCTCGGCTCCGACGCCGGGGTACGGGTATCCAGCGGCGCCGGGCTACGGCACTCCGGCTCCTGCCTACGGCACACCGGCTTCCGGCTACGGCACCCCTCCAGGCGGCACACCCGCGCCGGGGTACGGCTACCCGCCCGCTGCCGACACCCCGCAATCCGGCACGGTCCAACTGGGCTCCCCCCAGGCCGGTTCGCCTGCCGCCCCCTCCCGCCGCCGCGCCCTGGGCCTCGCGCTCGGCGGGGCGGCGGCGGTCGCCGTGGTGGGCGGGGGCACGGCGTTGTGGCTCGGGCGGGACACCGAGGCGTCCGGCGGATCGACGACGGAGGACGGCGAGGGCGGCGGGGGCGGTTCGGCCCGGCCCGCAGCGGAGAACTTCTCGACCCCGCCGGCCGGAGTG of the Streptomyces sp. T12 genome contains:
- a CDS encoding cold-shock protein is translated as MATGTVKWFNAEKGFGFIAQEGGGPDVFVHYSAINASGFRSLEENQQVSFDVTQGPKGPQAENVTPV
- a CDS encoding menaquinone biosynthetic enzyme MqnA/MqnD family protein codes for the protein MDNSRTRPRVGHIQFLNCLPLYWGLARTGTLLDFELTKDTPEKLSEQLVRGDLDIGPITLVEFLRNADDLVAFPDIAVGCDGPVMSCVIVSQVPLDELDGARVALGSTSRTSVRLAQLLLAERYGVRPDYYTCPPDLSLMMQEAEAAVLIGDAALRANLLDGPRYGLEVHDLGALWKEWTGLPFVFAVWAARRDYLEREPVITRKVHEAFLASRNLSLEEVGKVAEQAARWEAFDERILERYFTTLDFRFGGPQLAAVAEFARRVGPTTGFPADVKVDLLQP
- a CDS encoding serine/threonine-protein kinase, with product MQPLGVDEPTVVGPYRLLGRLGSGGMGRVYLGRSPGGRTVAVKIVHPHFALDEEFRARFRREVESARRVGGAWTAPVLDADPEAAVPWVATAYAAGPSLAAAVTDSGGPMPAHTVRALGAGLAEALAAVHELGLVHRDVKPSNVLLTLDGPLLIDFGIARATDGTASLTSTGVSVGSPGYMSPEQILGHGVTGAADVFSLGAVLAYAAAGEPPFRGDSSAALLYKVVHEEPELDSLAGELRDLVEACLAKEPGARPTPGEVARRLAPDGAARLVSGGWLPGALVEQVSRSAVRLLNLETGGDVLSGPVGFGRQATGGEFGPPPVMPGAVPGAASAPASADAPVMVPEPRDARPPHDTGPASEHRPGKLSLSVAAASTPEEGGRGRRLSCTVALAVAGALAAVTVGSVFVFELLPGGDQDTNAGSDAVSSHSPGEDFDGPVEGSVPARYLGTWEGRAAALGGAVPAGTYRLTVHKAGVGEELGTLRQTDVLGLVCDDVLTLKKVTAKELVVTSVGRKTNHGGCVPTPHTVRITPTGDDLVYRSESDAEGKPEARLSKVK
- a CDS encoding PQQ-binding-like beta-propeller repeat protein yields the protein METLQPDDPRELGSYRLLRRLGAGGMGRVYLARSPGGRTVAVKVIRPDLAADADFRGRFRHEVDIAKAVSGRYTAPVVDADPDASLPWLATSYVLGPDLTDVVAAHGALPERTVRALAAGLAAALQEVHAAGLIHRDLKPSNVLLAADGPRVIDFGIARAVDGSRMTQTGVVVGSPGYMPPEQALGQDVGPAGDVFSLGAVLAFAATGRSAFGDGAASHAALLYQVVHGEPDLTDVPPSLLGLVRACLMKDPAQRPAPAEIVAALAPEGVEGVLSDWLPSAVASTIATHAAGILDLEAPERPEQPQPPQPAVSFGPPPTVGDVSAGASAPTPGYGYPAAPGYGTPAPAYGTPASGYGTPPGGTPAPGYGYPPAADTPQSGTVQLGSPQAGSPAAPSRRRALGLALGGAAAVAVVGGGTALWLGRDTEASGGSTTEDGEGGGGGSARPAAENFSTPPAGVAPQPLWHKTVADDSTNPDVPLLVQGGLLLVSGDPLVAYDVKTGKARWSKPDICRPGAPLLFHGGKVFLSDGDYDGVLVAYDVQTGKEAWRSRLGKQLNVEDTLALDDKNVYVTATDYSDSKSATDYRTAVAAISHTTGKKVWVQKRDWGTDDYDVEGTASGKYLVYTDSKKNLTVRDTATGGQLWTKKIGDDWSWRPTVASGLVFLPGDRLTAVDADTGATVWTLSPNGRRGFKNPTVIGGVLYASDYDDGVWAVNVKTGKRIWLCDELDVEGPETFLKAGATLYGATGSLDGGVVALQARTGKLRWTFTTSEYHGDTWQIALAGNRLMVTNGPAIYALPAV